A stretch of the Filimonas lacunae genome encodes the following:
- the hutU gene encoding urocanate hydratase — MSNTVTYKNYDVEKYKTPTGSHLTCKGWVQEAALRMLLNNLNPEVAERPDDLIVYGGRGKAARNFEALDNIIASLKKLESNQTLLIQSGKPVGILQTHTDAPRVLLSNSQLVPNWANWQHFDELERKGLMMYGQMTAGSWIYIGSQGIVQGTYETFAAVARKHFNGTLKGTLSVTAGLGGMGGAQPLSVTMNEGVCLVAEVEEWRIDKRLETKYLDVKYTNIDEAIDAAVAAKAAGKALSIGVLCNAVHLLQRLIERNIAIDTLTDQTSAHDPLIGYIPHTLTNQQANELRTKDKEQYLALAYDSMKLHVELMLALQAKGAVTFDYGNNLRARAKEHGLQNAFDFPGFVPAYIRPLFCEGKGPFRWAALSGDPADIAVTDELIANLFPENESLQRWLKLAKERIAFQGLPARICWLGQGEREKAGLAFNELVRTGKVKAPIVIGRDHLDTGSVASPNRETEAMQDGSDAVADWPILNALVNTAGGASWVSLHHGGGVGMGYSIHAGMVIVADGTEEAAARLSRVLRNDPGMGVIRHADAGYDVAIDTAKKHNLTL; from the coding sequence ATGAGCAATACTGTCACCTACAAAAACTACGATGTAGAAAAATATAAAACGCCTACCGGCAGCCATCTTACCTGTAAAGGCTGGGTACAGGAAGCGGCTTTGCGTATGCTGCTGAATAACCTGAACCCTGAAGTGGCTGAACGTCCGGACGATTTGATCGTATACGGCGGCCGTGGTAAAGCAGCCCGCAATTTTGAAGCGCTGGATAACATTATTGCCAGTCTTAAAAAACTGGAAAGTAATCAAACCCTGCTTATCCAAAGTGGTAAGCCCGTGGGCATATTACAAACCCATACGGATGCGCCACGTGTGTTGCTCAGCAACTCGCAACTGGTTCCTAACTGGGCTAACTGGCAACATTTTGACGAACTGGAGCGCAAGGGGCTGATGATGTACGGACAAATGACCGCGGGCTCGTGGATTTACATCGGCTCGCAAGGCATTGTGCAAGGCACTTACGAAACCTTTGCCGCAGTAGCCCGTAAACATTTTAACGGTACCCTCAAAGGCACCCTGAGTGTAACCGCCGGTTTAGGTGGTATGGGCGGTGCTCAACCTTTGTCGGTTACGATGAATGAAGGGGTATGCCTGGTGGCGGAAGTAGAAGAGTGGCGGATTGATAAGCGTTTGGAAACCAAATACCTGGATGTCAAATACACCAATATAGATGAAGCCATAGATGCAGCAGTAGCGGCGAAGGCCGCTGGCAAAGCGTTAAGCATAGGAGTGTTGTGTAATGCTGTGCACCTGTTGCAGCGCCTGATAGAGCGCAATATTGCCATAGATACCCTTACCGATCAAACCAGCGCGCACGATCCGCTGATAGGTTATATACCGCATACACTTACCAACCAGCAGGCCAATGAACTGCGCACAAAGGATAAAGAACAATACCTGGCGCTGGCTTATGATAGCATGAAGCTGCATGTAGAGCTGATGCTGGCGTTGCAGGCCAAAGGTGCTGTCACGTTTGATTACGGCAACAACCTGCGTGCCCGTGCTAAAGAGCATGGTTTGCAGAACGCCTTCGATTTTCCGGGCTTTGTTCCGGCCTATATACGCCCGTTGTTCTGCGAAGGAAAAGGGCCTTTCCGCTGGGCAGCGCTCAGTGGCGACCCGGCTGATATTGCCGTAACGGATGAGCTGATTGCCAACCTGTTTCCCGAAAATGAGAGCCTGCAACGCTGGTTAAAACTGGCCAAAGAGCGTATTGCCTTCCAGGGATTACCTGCCCGCATTTGCTGGCTGGGACAGGGTGAACGTGAAAAAGCCGGGCTGGCTTTTAACGAACTGGTACGCACCGGCAAGGTAAAAGCCCCGATTGTAATAGGACGCGACCATCTTGATACCGGCTCTGTAGCTTCACCCAACCGCGAAACAGAAGCCATGCAGGATGGCAGTGATGCGGTAGCCGACTGGCCTATACTCAACGCCCTGGTAAACACAGCCGGTGGTGCCAGCTGGGTAAGTTTACACCACGGTGGTGGCGTAGGCATGGGCTATAGTATACATGCAGGCATGGTAATAGTGGCTGATGGTACGGAGGAAGCGGCAGCACGTTTGTCAAGAGTATTACGTAACGATCCCGGGATGGGGGTAATACGTCATGCGGATGCGGGGTATGATGTTGCTATTGACACAGCTAAAAAGCATAACCTTACTTTGTAG
- a CDS encoding UBP-type zinc finger domain-containing protein produces MSLCEHLIDIDNVTLSHTHVCEECAKTNSRWVHLRVCQTCGVTLCCDDSPNKHMTQHFHATGHPVIASGEPGERWLWCYKDEVFTEY; encoded by the coding sequence ATGAGCCTTTGTGAACATTTAATAGATATAGACAATGTTACGCTTTCCCATACACATGTGTGCGAAGAATGCGCCAAAACCAACAGCCGCTGGGTACACCTTCGTGTATGCCAGACCTGCGGCGTTACCCTGTGCTGCGACGATTCGCCCAACAAACACATGACCCAGCATTTTCACGCCACAGGTCACCCGGTAATTGCTTCAGGCGAGCCGGGCGAAAGGTGGTTGTGGTGTTATAAGGATGAGGTATTTACCGAATACTGA
- a CDS encoding FAD-dependent oxidoreductase, with protein MNLPIILCVDDDPQVLRAIVRDLKTRYREQYRIIGTTLVKEALDSLLELKNKSETVAMFISDQRMPELDGIAFLEKAMQFYPDAKRVLLTAYSDTDAAIKAINTIQLDYYLVKPWDPPEEKLYPVLDDLLGDWQQNYKVEFKGIKVIGYQFSQRSHAIKEFLAGNLIPYQWMDVRNTEPACHLLTLNNIDNNHLPVVFLEDGTFLTNPSILELAGKVGLNPRVQHDMYDVVIIGAGPAGLAAGVYGSSEGLKTLLIERKAPGGQAGTSSRIENYLGFPSGLSGAELTRRAIAQATRLGTEFITPQSVQSIQRQNGYNQILLEDGTSVNTRSVIITTGVDYRTLDTKGCADFTGAGVYYGAAMTEATACTDKHVYVVGGGNSAGQAAMYLSRFAKEVNILIRREDLTSTMSAYLIEQIQGTPNITVRPFTEVTEAKGSDRLEQLVIHNIKTGASTTEQAAALYIFIGAKPFTDWLELNIIKDEKGFIETGRELKNYAQFTSIWKEERDPYLLETSCPGIFAAGDVRATAMNRVAAAVGEGSMAISFVHKYLAEVK; from the coding sequence ATGAATTTACCCATTATCCTATGTGTTGATGACGATCCGCAGGTGCTGCGGGCTATTGTGCGTGATTTAAAAACCAGGTACCGCGAACAGTACCGTATCATTGGCACCACCCTGGTAAAGGAAGCATTGGACAGCTTGCTGGAGTTAAAGAACAAAAGCGAAACTGTTGCCATGTTTATATCCGACCAACGGATGCCCGAGCTGGATGGTATTGCTTTCCTGGAAAAGGCCATGCAGTTTTATCCGGACGCCAAACGCGTGCTGCTGACCGCTTACTCTGACACAGATGCCGCTATTAAAGCCATTAATACCATACAGCTGGATTATTACCTGGTAAAGCCCTGGGACCCACCTGAGGAAAAGCTTTACCCCGTGCTGGACGATCTGCTGGGCGACTGGCAGCAGAACTACAAAGTAGAGTTTAAAGGGATAAAGGTGATAGGTTACCAGTTTTCGCAGCGCTCACACGCTATTAAGGAATTCCTGGCCGGCAACTTGATCCCCTACCAGTGGATGGATGTGCGCAACACAGAACCGGCCTGTCATTTATTAACGCTCAACAATATCGATAATAATCACCTTCCCGTAGTATTCCTGGAAGACGGCACCTTTTTGACCAACCCTTCCATCCTGGAACTGGCCGGTAAAGTAGGCTTAAACCCACGCGTGCAGCATGATATGTATGATGTGGTGATCATTGGCGCAGGTCCGGCTGGTTTGGCGGCAGGCGTGTATGGCTCATCAGAAGGATTAAAAACATTGCTGATAGAACGGAAAGCACCTGGCGGACAAGCCGGCACCAGTTCACGTATAGAAAACTACCTGGGCTTTCCTTCGGGATTAAGCGGTGCAGAACTTACCCGCCGGGCCATTGCACAGGCTACCCGCCTGGGCACGGAGTTTATTACCCCGCAAAGTGTACAATCCATTCAACGGCAAAATGGCTATAACCAGATATTGCTGGAAGATGGAACCTCGGTGAATACCCGTAGCGTGATCATTACCACCGGGGTTGATTACCGCACACTGGACACCAAAGGTTGTGCTGATTTTACCGGTGCAGGTGTGTATTATGGTGCTGCTATGACAGAAGCTACCGCCTGTACCGACAAACATGTATACGTGGTAGGCGGCGGCAATTCCGCCGGCCAGGCAGCGATGTACCTGTCGCGCTTTGCCAAAGAAGTGAACATATTAATACGCCGGGAAGATCTTACATCCACCATGTCGGCCTACCTGATTGAACAGATACAGGGCACTCCCAACATCACCGTCAGACCCTTCACTGAAGTAACAGAAGCCAAAGGCAGCGACCGCCTGGAGCAACTGGTTATTCATAATATAAAAACCGGCGCTTCCACCACCGAACAAGCCGCCGCATTATATATTTTCATCGGGGCCAAGCCTTTTACCGACTGGCTGGAACTGAATATAATCAAAGATGAAAAGGGCTTTATTGAAACCGGCCGTGAGCTAAAAAACTATGCGCAGTTTACCAGCATCTGGAAGGAAGAAAGAGATCCCTATTTACTGGAAACCAGCTGTCCCGGCATCTTTGCCGCGGGAGATGTGCGCGCCACCGCTATGAACCGCGTGGCTGCAGCTGTGGGCGAAGGCTCCATGGCTATCAGTTTTGTACATAAATATTTGGCAGAAGTAAAATAA
- a CDS encoding ATP-binding protein codes for MSTVTVQWLQSIEALQDVPAVQLQWLIDNSDILELAAGDFLVKQGVAHKGTNIILEGRVRLYNQQVNQVTELAILEANTISGYLPYSRGKIANLNGLAITPVRYLCFPVGNIQELSRHFELTEALVHVMTSRVRDFTSFLRQNEKMVALGKLSAGLAHELNNPAAAVVRGASSLKKHLQLLPSGFEEIASMCMQPAEVALVKEKLLAILQQTPSAPLSLLQKSSREDELTDWLDAHNIHNSMALAECFADFDFTVQSLDALASDIPEHYRSAIFNWLHKNLVTEKLVADIEEASRRIAQLVGSVKTFTHMDQGTARQFTNLHEGIDNTLVILGYKLRQGNVQLIKNFDAQLPLIPVVVSEVNQVWTNLIDNALDAMEANGKGVLEITTGLEEGYAKVTITDNGPGIPADVMDRLFEPFFTTKDIGKGTGLGLDIVNNIVKQHKGLVKVTSVPQHTTFTVLLPVII; via the coding sequence ATGTCCACTGTAACTGTCCAATGGCTGCAATCGATAGAGGCTTTGCAGGATGTACCTGCCGTGCAGTTGCAATGGCTTATTGACAACAGCGATATACTGGAGCTGGCTGCCGGCGATTTCCTGGTGAAACAGGGCGTTGCGCATAAGGGCACAAATATTATACTGGAAGGCCGCGTAAGGTTATATAACCAACAGGTGAACCAGGTAACAGAGCTGGCCATTTTAGAAGCCAACACCATCAGCGGCTATCTGCCTTACTCACGTGGTAAAATTGCCAACCTGAACGGACTAGCCATTACCCCTGTACGGTACCTGTGCTTTCCTGTTGGCAACATACAGGAATTAAGCCGCCATTTTGAACTGACAGAAGCGCTGGTGCATGTAATGACTTCACGTGTGCGGGACTTTACTTCCTTTCTGCGGCAGAATGAAAAAATGGTGGCTTTAGGAAAGCTTAGCGCCGGGCTGGCCCATGAATTAAACAACCCCGCTGCCGCGGTAGTAAGGGGTGCTTCTTCGCTAAAAAAACACCTGCAACTGTTGCCATCCGGCTTTGAAGAAATCGCCTCTATGTGCATGCAGCCTGCCGAGGTAGCGCTGGTAAAAGAAAAACTGCTGGCCATCTTACAACAGACACCATCCGCCCCTTTATCACTATTGCAAAAAAGCAGCCGGGAAGATGAATTAACCGACTGGCTGGACGCACACAACATTCACAACAGCATGGCCCTGGCAGAATGTTTTGCCGATTTCGACTTTACCGTACAAAGCCTGGATGCGCTTGCTTCTGATATCCCGGAACATTACCGTTCGGCCATTTTTAACTGGTTGCATAAAAACCTGGTAACCGAAAAGCTGGTGGCCGATATTGAAGAAGCTTCCCGCCGCATTGCCCAGCTGGTAGGCTCGGTGAAAACCTTTACGCATATGGATCAGGGTACTGCGCGGCAGTTCACCAATCTGCACGAAGGCATTGACAATACCCTGGTGATATTGGGTTATAAACTACGGCAGGGTAATGTGCAGCTGATAAAAAACTTTGATGCCCAACTGCCCCTGATTCCGGTGGTGGTAAGTGAAGTAAACCAGGTATGGACCAACCTGATTGACAATGCCCTGGACGCTATGGAAGCCAACGGTAAAGGTGTGCTGGAAATAACTACAGGTTTGGAAGAGGGTTATGCCAAAGTAACCATTACCGATAATGGGCCCGGCATACCTGCGGATGTTATGGACCGGTTATTTGAACCGTTTTTCACCACCAAAGACATTGGCAAAGGCACCGGCCTGGGACTGGATATTGTAAACAACATTGTGAAACAGCATAAAGGCCTTGTAAAAGTAACATCTGTGCCACAACACACTACTTTTACCGTGCTACTGCCTGTTATCATATAA
- a CDS encoding long-chain fatty acid--CoA ligase, producing MLQLCNKFYQDADMQEIYYKIEYGKFRYSLKSFHCSEDEQKLDKLLGLLSYISQLYQMGIIRKKELEMLRYEFQTVYEYEDIKAYFNTLDKWFQSRMITHMKFQSFREVGKMLTV from the coding sequence ATGTTACAACTGTGTAACAAGTTTTACCAGGATGCCGATATGCAGGAAATCTATTATAAAATTGAATATGGCAAATTCCGCTACTCGTTAAAATCGTTTCATTGTTCGGAAGATGAACAGAAACTGGATAAGTTATTGGGCCTGCTTTCCTATATCAGCCAGCTTTACCAAATGGGTATTATCCGCAAAAAAGAACTGGAAATGCTGCGCTATGAATTCCAAACAGTATACGAATACGAGGATATCAAAGCATACTTTAACACCCTGGACAAATGGTTTCAGTCGCGCATGATAACGCATATGAAATTTCAATCCTTTCGCGAAGTAGGTAAAATGCTTACTGTTTAA
- a CDS encoding DapH/DapD/GlmU-related protein — protein MGINLIAAGNPEDFNQVDGKVFGLKTDALISLTEPKFKAVGEAVARAHQLMVPMNAAGDINVVRSYLVDITGNAIDESTIVFPPFYTNFGRFIQLGKKVFINHACSFLDLGGIVIEDEVLIGPRVNIVTENHPMNPANRSALICKPVKVKRKAWIGAGATLLPGVTIGENAVVAAGAVVTRDVPDNTIVGGVPAKVMKSL, from the coding sequence ATGGGAATTAATTTAATAGCGGCGGGAAACCCGGAAGATTTTAACCAGGTGGATGGCAAAGTGTTTGGATTAAAGACGGATGCATTGATCAGTTTAACGGAGCCAAAATTCAAGGCGGTAGGGGAAGCTGTAGCGAGAGCGCACCAGTTAATGGTGCCGATGAATGCAGCAGGAGATATTAATGTTGTAAGAAGTTATTTAGTAGATATTACAGGCAATGCTATTGATGAAAGTACAATTGTATTTCCTCCGTTTTACACCAATTTTGGCAGGTTTATTCAATTGGGAAAGAAAGTATTCATAAACCATGCATGTTCTTTCCTGGACCTGGGAGGGATTGTTATTGAAGATGAAGTGCTGATAGGGCCGAGGGTAAATATTGTAACCGAAAACCATCCTATGAACCCTGCAAACAGAAGCGCATTGATTTGTAAGCCGGTAAAAGTAAAGCGAAAGGCCTGGATTGGAGCAGGGGCCACCCTGTTGCCCGGCGTAACAATTGGAGAGAATGCAGTAGTGGCAGCCGGAGCGGTAGTTACAAGGGATGTACCGGACAATACCATAGTAGGCGGTGTGCCGGCAAAAGTGATGAAAAGTCTATAA
- a CDS encoding helix-turn-helix domain-containing protein encodes MKPSVVHEEYISKKHGFSLNCSEKTGNVFTAYSRKDFYKVCFYHGECQIDYADRGFRLTGKNLFFGTPHIPYAWNDIHKVRGISVLFTEEFLKTNNHSESLQQSPLFKIGGTPIFPLNDKQAEVIVDIFEKMLRANSTDYIYIHELIRNYINLLIHEALQMQPSENYVKVSNGSSRVTSLFLELLERQFPIESQANPLKLRNAHDFASSLSIHVNHLNRSVKEVTGKPTSAHITDRIITEAKSLLKHTNWGIAEIAYSLGFEYPTYFNNYFKRYTDRTPTAYRD; translated from the coding sequence GTGAAGCCATCCGTAGTCCACGAAGAATATATCAGTAAAAAGCATGGCTTTAGTTTAAATTGCTCGGAAAAGACCGGTAATGTATTCACAGCCTATAGCCGGAAAGATTTTTATAAAGTATGCTTTTACCACGGAGAATGCCAGATAGATTATGCCGACAGAGGTTTCCGGCTAACCGGCAAAAACCTGTTTTTTGGTACGCCCCATATACCTTATGCCTGGAACGATATTCATAAAGTAAGAGGTATTTCTGTTTTGTTTACAGAAGAATTTCTGAAAACGAACAATCACTCAGAAAGTCTGCAGCAGTCACCTTTGTTCAAAATAGGCGGTACTCCTATATTTCCTTTGAATGATAAACAAGCAGAGGTTATTGTAGACATATTTGAAAAAATGCTGCGGGCAAACAGTACAGATTATATTTATATTCACGAACTAATCCGGAATTATATCAACCTGCTTATTCATGAGGCTTTGCAGATGCAGCCATCAGAGAATTATGTAAAAGTGAGCAATGGTTCTTCCAGGGTAACATCTCTTTTTCTTGAATTACTGGAAAGGCAATTTCCTATTGAATCGCAGGCAAACCCATTGAAGCTGAGAAATGCGCACGATTTTGCTTCCAGTCTTTCTATACATGTGAATCATTTAAACCGTTCTGTAAAAGAGGTTACGGGTAAGCCCACTTCTGCGCATATTACAGACAGAATTATTACAGAAGCCAAGTCGTTATTAAAGCATACGAACTGGGGCATTGCTGAAATTGCTTATAGTCTCGGTTTTGAATATCCTACTTATTTCAATAATTATTTTAAGCGCTATACGGATAGAACTCCTACTGCTTACAGGGATTAA
- a CDS encoding PQQ-dependent sugar dehydrogenase, translated as MLSSEGKRFRDIIQGVDSALYTITDQGRLYKIDRE; from the coding sequence TTGCTGAGCAGCGAAGGAAAGCGTTTCCGGGATATTATACAAGGTGTGGATAGTGCTTTATATACGATCACCGACCAGGGAAGATTATATAAAATTGATCGTGAATAA
- a CDS encoding aminotransferase-like domain-containing protein — MEGKLFRYEQVAAKVEESISLQKLQPGDKLPSVRQVSQELNVSLNTVFQAYSILEAKGLIFSKPKSGYIVNLPKSTPQQAKAKQEIFLPVSVEVTGMATAMMKNAKENGIINFSILAPVNEMLPISKLNKYVSAALNETRNENYQYPLVDGHPGLLKQISRRTFDWQKSIDQANILITNGCMEAINICLDAITKSGDVIAVESPTYHGILQSLEQRGLKALEIEIDPQTGLNLDDLQMALDKNTVAACIFMPSCNNPSGACMPEANKMRLVELLGKRNIPLIEDDALGELCYQPGNYPAKAYDKYNNVLYCSSFSKTLAPGFRIGWLSAGKYHKEVEKIKFGSNISTNGVLQAAIAKYLESGQYEKHLRKMRLALQVQMLKYIQAITKHFPNGVKISVPQGGISIWVELLHTTDAFALQKEVLNKGIGLCPGHIFSTTTYFHHFIRINFCPAWNFKIENALKAVAKVLKQKN; from the coding sequence ATGGAAGGAAAGTTATTTCGTTACGAGCAGGTGGCGGCAAAGGTAGAGGAAAGCATTTCACTGCAAAAGCTTCAACCGGGAGATAAGCTCCCTTCTGTAAGACAAGTGAGCCAGGAGCTGAATGTGAGCCTGAATACAGTATTTCAGGCATATTCTATTTTAGAAGCCAAAGGATTAATATTTTCCAAACCTAAATCTGGTTATATAGTAAATCTGCCGAAGAGTACACCGCAACAGGCGAAAGCAAAGCAGGAGATATTTCTGCCGGTGTCAGTGGAAGTAACCGGCATGGCTACGGCAATGATGAAAAACGCAAAAGAAAATGGAATCATTAACTTTTCCATACTGGCGCCTGTGAACGAGATGCTACCTATTAGCAAGCTTAATAAGTACGTTTCGGCAGCATTAAACGAAACCCGCAATGAAAACTATCAATACCCTCTTGTAGATGGCCATCCCGGCTTATTAAAACAAATTTCACGAAGAACATTTGATTGGCAGAAAAGCATAGACCAGGCGAATATTTTAATTACCAACGGATGTATGGAAGCTATTAATATCTGTTTAGATGCCATCACAAAATCAGGAGATGTAATAGCAGTGGAATCGCCCACGTATCACGGCATTTTACAAAGCCTTGAGCAAAGAGGACTTAAAGCACTGGAAATAGAAATTGACCCGCAAACAGGCCTTAACCTGGACGATTTACAAATGGCATTGGATAAAAACACTGTAGCGGCTTGTATTTTCATGCCTTCCTGCAACAACCCATCAGGAGCCTGCATGCCGGAAGCAAACAAAATGAGATTAGTAGAATTGCTTGGAAAAAGAAATATACCACTGATAGAAGATGACGCTTTGGGTGAGCTATGTTACCAGCCCGGTAATTATCCCGCTAAAGCTTATGATAAATATAACAACGTGTTGTATTGCTCTTCCTTTTCCAAAACACTGGCACCAGGTTTTCGTATTGGATGGCTTTCTGCCGGTAAATATCATAAAGAGGTGGAAAAAATAAAGTTTGGTTCCAATATATCTACGAACGGAGTACTGCAGGCTGCCATTGCCAAATATTTAGAAAGCGGGCAGTACGAAAAACATTTAAGGAAAATGCGTTTGGCATTGCAGGTTCAAATGCTCAAATACATACAAGCTATCACTAAGCATTTTCCCAATGGTGTAAAGATATCAGTTCCGCAAGGAGGAATTAGTATTTGGGTGGAACTATTACACACAACAGACGCATTTGCTTTACAAAAAGAAGTATTAAATAAAGGCATAGGGTTATGTCCCGGACATATCTTTTCTACTACCACCTATTTCCATCATTTTATCAGGATAAACTTTTGTCCCGCATGGAATTTTAAAATTGAAAATGCTTTAAAAGCAGTGGCTAAGGTGTTGAAGCAAAAAAATTAA
- a CDS encoding zinc-dependent alcohol dehydrogenase family protein: protein MSQIAGSMKAWRLHAFGLENLVLENVSIPEPKSNEILIKVGAVSLNFRDKAIADGFYEPERVPNPLIPVSDAVGTIVKAGSDVKKFTAGDRVLSHLYSHWLDGAPSSNEPDFCLGTPFQGGLAEYMILEAESAVLAPSTITDEEAATLPIAALTAWFSLVTYGGLKAGDTVVLQGTGGVSIFGLQIAHALGAKVIVTTSSDDKGKKALELGADAIINYVKTPNWADEVLRLTNGVGADQLLEVVGGEGLNDSIEATRVAGRISVIGFLAGQTTNLNLMRVIFKQTLIQGIAVGHLKAFEEMNEAFDKYNIKPVIDTVYSFEQAIEAYQHLSKGAFGKIVIKVS, encoded by the coding sequence ATGTCACAAATCGCAGGCAGCATGAAAGCATGGCGTTTACATGCATTCGGTTTAGAAAATTTAGTTCTTGAAAATGTTTCCATACCCGAACCCAAGTCCAACGAAATACTGATTAAGGTGGGCGCAGTTTCATTAAATTTTAGAGATAAGGCCATTGCAGATGGTTTTTATGAGCCTGAAAGAGTGCCTAATCCATTAATCCCTGTGTCAGATGCAGTAGGTACCATAGTTAAAGCAGGTAGCGATGTAAAAAAGTTTACAGCAGGTGATCGCGTATTATCACATCTGTATTCGCATTGGTTAGATGGGGCGCCAAGTTCTAATGAACCCGATTTTTGCCTGGGAACCCCTTTCCAGGGTGGCCTGGCGGAATATATGATACTGGAAGCGGAATCAGCAGTGTTGGCTCCCTCTACTATTACAGACGAAGAGGCGGCCACCTTACCAATTGCTGCATTGACTGCCTGGTTTTCACTGGTTACCTATGGAGGACTGAAAGCAGGCGATACTGTTGTGTTACAGGGCACAGGCGGCGTATCCATTTTTGGTTTACAGATAGCACATGCATTAGGTGCGAAAGTAATTGTTACAACAAGTAGCGATGATAAAGGGAAAAAGGCATTGGAATTAGGGGCAGATGCCATTATCAATTACGTAAAAACACCGAATTGGGCAGACGAGGTATTAAGACTTACCAATGGCGTTGGAGCTGATCAGCTTTTAGAAGTGGTAGGTGGGGAAGGACTAAATGATTCAATAGAAGCAACCAGGGTAGCAGGTAGAATATCGGTTATTGGTTTTCTTGCAGGACAAACTACTAACCTTAATCTTATGCGCGTCATCTTTAAACAAACGCTTATACAAGGCATAGCGGTGGGGCACCTGAAAGCCTTTGAAGAAATGAACGAGGCTTTTGATAAATATAATATCAAGCCTGTAATTGATACTGTTTATTCGTTTGAACAGGCCATTGAAGCTTATCAGCACTTGTCTAAAGGAGCATTTGGGAAGATTGTGATTAAGGTGTCTTAA
- a CDS encoding (R)-mandelonitrile lyase encodes MEITRVGSQPSGKGPADWFTGAVRVDMLFNPNEARRAAAASVTFEPGARTAWHTHPLGQTLIVTAGCGWVQREGGPVEVIHPGDVVWFEANEKHWHGATATTGMTHIAIQENLNGKVVDWMEQVSDEQYNSGK; translated from the coding sequence ATGGAAATTACAAGAGTAGGCTCACAGCCATCCGGCAAAGGCCCCGCAGACTGGTTTACAGGAGCAGTAAGGGTGGATATGTTGTTTAATCCCAACGAAGCCAGGCGTGCAGCAGCTGCCAGCGTAACATTTGAACCCGGCGCAAGAACGGCATGGCATACACATCCGCTGGGACAAACATTAATTGTTACCGCAGGCTGCGGCTGGGTGCAGCGCGAAGGCGGCCCGGTGGAAGTAATTCATCCGGGAGATGTGGTTTGGTTTGAAGCCAACGAAAAGCACTGGCATGGAGCTACAGCTACTACCGGCATGACGCATATTGCTATCCAGGAAAACCTGAACGGTAAAGTAGTAGACTGGATGGAGCAGGTATCAGACGAACAATATAACTCCGGTAAATAA